The following nucleotide sequence is from Salinispirillum sp. LH 10-3-1.
ATGCTCGATGGATCACCTGCCCCCTCGATCCTTGCCAAACGCTGACAACTGCGCGCGCGATCATGTTGTGCACTGCTCAATGTAGGGCCCATTGATGTGATCTTGCACCGCAGCAAACATCAGGCTGGCCTTGGTCGCCGTCAGCTGATCATTATACTCCGGGTCTAACATCAGCGGCGCCAGCGTTTGTCGAATACCACGCAGCACCGAGCGGTGCGTCGCAGGGGGGCAACCGTACAAATTAAGCAGCTCGGCGCTGTAACGGCCATGCCCCGTCGCCAACTCGATTTCCAAAGCATCAAAGGCTTCGTGAATTAAGCGCGACGCTGAAATGTCAGCGGCATTACAGCCAATCTCAACCGGCACAACGTTCGCCGTATCAATACTCATGAAATCCCAATTCACGCGTGACACCGCCGAATTCAACGCTGTGAACTTAAACAACTCCGCCCCAACTCGACACTGCGTCGCTGGGTCATCGCTCTGCGCTGCGGGGCTGTTCAACGACAACAGCATACCGCACACCAGCAAACAGATTGATTTGAATACTTTTATTGGCACACCATGCTGCCTCATCGGTTTGTTATGCATCGGATATTACCAGACTGCGCGCAGTGCAGGAACTCTGACGACCAGCTGGCGAGCGCTGGATACAAAACCCTACTCCGAACCCTACTTTAGTACCTAAGTGCTCAGGGCGAACGCCCCTATGCTCTGTCGAGTCCAACATTAACGGAGTCGACACACAATGCCTTTCTTTTCACGCGTTTTATTAGCAGTACCCATCATCTTAGCCATCACTGTGCAAGCCAGTATTGCCACTGAATCCGAAATCTCAGCGTTTGGCACCCTCAACGAACTGGCCGTACGCGACGAAAACGAACGCGAACTGGTCAGTAACGTACTCTTTGTCGGCTCCGGCGTTTCCGCCGCAGTAGCGGTGGGTATGCACCTCGATGGCGAGTACGAAATTGCTTCGCTGTTATCGGTTACCAGTGCCCTTGCGCTAGGCGGCGGAGTATTAGCCCGCAATTACGAGTCCTCGACCGAACGTGCACTGGCCCGTGTACTGTTGCTGGAGGACCCGCTCGAGCGTGAACAGCGTTCACGTGATGCACTGTTCCAACTGGCCAGTGAACAGCGCAGAAGTCGCATTACATCGGGTATTTTCAATGTCAGCGTGGCGTCCTACTATCTCTTTCTAGACGACGGAGAATCAGCAACCTTTAACGGCGTAGTGTCCCTTGCCGCCGGCGTAGCCTATTTCGCCCTGCAAAGCCCGGCAGAACGTGCGGTAAAACGGCTACAAGGCGACAGGAATGAACATGCCTTTCTAAACAAACTGGATTGGCACGTGGCTATCGCGGGTGGCCAAGACCAACTCTTGTCGTTCGGCGTCAGCTTCTAGGTAGGTATTTTTAGGAAAATTTACTGAATTCTCAGAGGTTCCTTGGGCGATTTTATGTTGTACGATGGCGTCATGCCTACGCCACTGCTCGCCACTAAATTATACGCCCCACCGGTGAGGTCGACGGTTATCCGTCGCCCGCGCTTGTTGACGCGTATCGATGCGGGGCGCGAAGGCAAACTGACACTGATTTCCGCCCCCGCAGGGTTCGGCAAAACCACCTTGGTCAGCAGTTGGCTGGCCGACCAAGGTGCCACCGCCGCATGGCTCTCGCTCGACGACAACGACAAAGACCCCTATCGTCTGCTGACCTACCTCATCGCGGCCATTCAGTCTGTGCAAAGCCAGTTCGGCCTGCGCTTGATGGCCGCGTTACAGAGCGCGCAGCCACCCGCGCTCGACACCATTACCACCGAGCTGATCAACGAACTGCATGCGTTAGAAAACACCATTACGCTCGTACTCGACGACCTGCACAGCGCACAGTCCGACGCTACAAATCCGTTGTTTACCGCCTTGATGGACTACCTGCCCGACACCGTGCGCGTCATCATCACCACACGCGAAGAACCCAGTCTGGCGTTAGCCAAATTACGCGCCAAAGGCGACCTGACTGAATTCAGAGTGTCGGACCTGCGCTTCAATACCGATGAAATCACGCAGTTCCTGAATCAGATCATGCATCTGAATATACCGACGCTAGGCATTATGGCCTTGGAAAAGAGCACAGAAGGCTGGATCACCGGGCTTCAGCTTGCAGCATTATCGTTAAAAGATCAGATGGGGCTGGATGACCTCCTGGCTCAAATTGAGCAGGGCCATCAGTTCATCCTGGACTATTTGCTGGAAGACGTACTGCTGAAGCAACCCGAGCACATTCAACACTTTTTACTGCACACCGCCGTGCTAAAAAGATTCTGCGCACCCTTGTGCGATGTGGTCGTCAAAGATGCAGCAACACAGCGCAACAGTGATGCCCCTGCGGTGGCGAGCCAAGAAGCCTTGGAACAAATAGAACGCGCCAACCTATTCATTATTCCGCTGGATGCCGAACGCAAGTGGTTCAGATACCACCATCTGTTCGCCGAACTGCTGCGCAAACGCCTGTATCAGCAATCCCCTGAAATAGCACGGCAACGTCATGTGGCGGCCAGTCATTGGTTCCGACAAGAAGGCTTGGAAATAGAGGCCTTTGAGCACGCCGCTGCCGCCGAAGACTATGAACTCGCGCTCCGTATCATTGGCAGCGGCATCATGCCCCTACAGTTTCGCGGTGGCGTTTTCCCCATCATGAGTTGGCTGGCGACTTTACCGCCGGACGTCCTGAACCAATACCCCGAATTGTGGGTGAACTGGGCGTCCTCACTCTTGGTGATCGGACGCGTGGATGGCGTAGCAGACAAGGCCGACGCTGCCGAACGCGCTTTGCAACACCTGCCCCCAGACACCTATGACCCTGAGATACTGGGCCGCATTGCTTCTATTCGTGCCACCCTTGCGGTGACCAGACACGACCATGAAGGCATCCTGACGCAAGCCGAGATCGCTCTTAGCAACCTGAAACCCAGTAATCTGTCGGTGCGCGCCTCCATTACATGGGCTACGGGCTATGCGCATTCTCTGCGCCGCGAACCAGCGCTGGCGGAAAAAGCCTATGCCGACAGTTTGGTGGTGTGCGATGACATCGGACATACCACCATTGGCAACATGTGCCGCCTCGGCCTAGCCAAGATCTGGCTGGACAATCTGCACCTTTATCAAGTCGCGAAAATCTGTCAGGAAGCCATCGACCGCGCCGGCGACACACCACCAGCGCCTATCTGCGATGCGTACTTAGCGCTCGCAATGGCACACTATCAATGGGGTGCACTAGAGGAAGCACTGCAATACGCACGCCTCGGCTTGCCATTAGCGCAGAAGATTCTACACACGGATCGTGCGGCCTATTGCGAACTGTTTATGGCACAAGTCGCCTTAGCACAAGGCGACCTAGCGAAAGCCGATGAACTGCTGACGCAGATCGAAAGAGCCATTCAACAAAACGGCTACGACTTGCAACGCCCGTACTTGGCCAGCTTGCGCACTCGGCTGGCCCTCCAACAACAAAACCTTATCCAGGCGGAGCACTGGGCTCAACAGCACCCGCAGATGCATTATCGTGTCATCGTGTGCTTGGCCAACGGAGAAGTCGCCACGGCACTAACCCTGTTGGACACTGACGCTTCGCCCTGCATCACTCACCACGATCAACTGCTGCGGCACCTGTCTCGGGCACGGGTGAGCCATGCACAGCATGATACACCCACCGCATTGCACTATCTTGCGCAGGCCATTGAGCTGGCCGAGCCCCACAATGCCTTGCGTGTGTTCTTGGACGAAGGCGCTGCCATGGAAGCCCTGTTAAAAGAAGCTCAGTTGCAAGGGCTGGTAGAAAAGAAAAGCTCCGCCTTCGTAAACAAGCTATTGCGCCTGTTCTGCCCACCCAACATTGCCATTCAACCGTCAGAGCTGCCTGAACCCATCAGCAAGCGCGAGCGTGAAGTGCTGCAACTCATCGCCGACGGGTTATCGAACCAAGAAATCAGCGAACGCCTGCACCGCGCCCTAAGCACCATCAAAGGCCACAACAAATCCATCTTCGAAAAGCTCAACGTGCAACGCCGCACCGAAGCAATCGCGAAAGCGCGCGAGCTGGGTTTGCTCTAAAACAGTACTTTAGTATCTAGAGCCAACAGCGCTCTGCGCCTACCATAAAAACAATAAGAACACAGGAACAACAGCATGAAAGCGATCATCTTCCCGGCTTACGGCTCGCCCGTATCGGCGTCATGCCCATGGCGCAAGCCAAGCAGGCCGATTTGGTGACCCTGAGTGAAATGGCCGAGGCAGGCAGCATCAAACCGGAAATCGACCGCTACTACCCACTGGAAGAAACCGCTGACGCCTTGCGCTATATGGAGACCAATCGAGTACGGGGTAAGCTGGTCATTAAGATAAACAACGCGGGTTCATAATTACTGGAGTCGACACCGTGCAAGTTTCCGTATTCAGGTTAAATACGCTCCGTGCCATGTACTTATTCATCGCGGCGGGACTCGGCTTCACGATGTGGCCGGATATTCTGCTGCCCACAGATGCCCAAGCCGATTCATACACCGTGATTTCATCGCTACTCGGAGCGCTGGGGCTGCTGTGTTTGCTTGGGCTGCGATACCCTTTAAAAATGCTGCCTCTGCTTATTTTCGAATTGCTTTGGAAGCTGATCTGGGTGACGGCGTTTGCGCTTCGTATGTCGCTGGATACTGGTCTGGATGCCTATGCGCTAGACACCCTGTTTGCTTGCCTCATCGGCCTGGTGCTGGTGCCTCTGGTCATTCCTTGGCGTTATGCCGTGCAGGCGTTTATGATAGCAAAAGCGGAGCCATGGCGTCGAAGCGATGTTAGGTGAAAGCCAACGAGCTTGCCTTTTGGCGTGCGAAAGAAAGCATGTCGAGTTAAACTTTGCTAATGAACTCACACGCTCATCACTCTACGCCCTTACATGCTTGGTTAAACGCCATGGCTTTACCTGCCTTCATCGTGGATGCAAGCAAGGCGGATATTTCCATTGTATTTGCGAATAAGGCGTGGTGGTCGATGCACCAGACAGTTGTGGGCCTACCCAATGATGACAAGCCACTGCTTTTGAGCCAGCTGTACCGCACACATCCGAGCGACAGATTGAGCAGTACCCTGTCCGATGCGCTTAATATGCCTGACGCCTATTGGACGATAACCGTCGAGTCGTTGCATCACCCTAGAGAACAAGGGCGCTGGTACCGACATGCCATCAGTGGACTCTCAACAACCGATCTGCAGCTGCATCCATCGTCGGTTTTGGTCATAGAACAAGACATAACATGGGAAGTACTGAACGAATCACGCCTTACCCAACAAGCAGCACTTGACCCCCTGACCGGCCTGCTTGCCCGCGAACCCTTTCTGAATGAAATGCGCAGTAAACTGCGAGATTTAACGGTCAACCAAGGCGCACTCTGTCTCGTTTTTATCGACCTCAACAAATTCAAGCCCATCAATGACAAGTATGGGCACGATGTAGGCGACCGGGTTTTGAGTCAGCTTGGTGAGCGCCTGCTCGCCGAGATGAGCCACGGCAACCGAGCAGGCCGCTTAGGCGGTGACGAGTTCGTATTGATGCTCACCGGTACATTGAACCAAGAAGCCATTTCCGATTACCTAAGCAAATTGGCAGAGCGCGTATTTCAGCCTATAGAGATCAGCCCCACACTGACCGTGCCAATTGGTGCGTCGTTTGGCTATGCCTGCACACAAGATGCACAGGTTTCTGCAGAAGATCTTCTTAAAGCGGCCGACCAAGCCATGTACCGCGCCAAGCAGAACAACAACGCCTG
It contains:
- a CDS encoding EAL domain-containing protein, producing MALPAFIVDASKADISIVFANKAWWSMHQTVVGLPNDDKPLLLSQLYRTHPSDRLSSTLSDALNMPDAYWTITVESLHHPREQGRWYRHAISGLSTTDLQLHPSSVLVIEQDITWEVLNESRLTQQAALDPLTGLLAREPFLNEMRSKLRDLTVNQGALCLVFIDLNKFKPINDKYGHDVGDRVLSQLGERLLAEMSHGNRAGRLGGDEFVLMLTGTLNQEAISDYLSKLAERVFQPIEISPTLTVPIGASFGYACTQDAQVSAEDLLKAADQAMYRAKQNNNACTVAAGDIVESWETSQNRAELVRALKTDGLEMYIQPVISLKHQKTIGFEVLPRWQHPEYGLLELEHFHPLLIHSEEGKAFDRWLILSAAKLSASFKKLGFDIGIGINLTRRQLDDGSFVDIMREAIPYFDNGKIDLTLEIIESPHFRDQNLAFSALQQAREMGSQVVLDHFGNGTSSMTFASKVPLDFIKLHDDLSQNLRNSPDQQNYVSALIAFSHKLGKRVVASGVSNEEDADILRRLDCDLIQGNFWFEPMTVQEAHTYFVSGHATSTFPLRLMP
- a CDS encoding LuxR C-terminal-related transcriptional regulator, whose translation is MLYDGVMPTPLLATKLYAPPVRSTVIRRPRLLTRIDAGREGKLTLISAPAGFGKTTLVSSWLADQGATAAWLSLDDNDKDPYRLLTYLIAAIQSVQSQFGLRLMAALQSAQPPALDTITTELINELHALENTITLVLDDLHSAQSDATNPLFTALMDYLPDTVRVIITTREEPSLALAKLRAKGDLTEFRVSDLRFNTDEITQFLNQIMHLNIPTLGIMALEKSTEGWITGLQLAALSLKDQMGLDDLLAQIEQGHQFILDYLLEDVLLKQPEHIQHFLLHTAVLKRFCAPLCDVVVKDAATQRNSDAPAVASQEALEQIERANLFIIPLDAERKWFRYHHLFAELLRKRLYQQSPEIARQRHVAASHWFRQEGLEIEAFEHAAAAEDYELALRIIGSGIMPLQFRGGVFPIMSWLATLPPDVLNQYPELWVNWASSLLVIGRVDGVADKADAAERALQHLPPDTYDPEILGRIASIRATLAVTRHDHEGILTQAEIALSNLKPSNLSVRASITWATGYAHSLRREPALAEKAYADSLVVCDDIGHTTIGNMCRLGLAKIWLDNLHLYQVAKICQEAIDRAGDTPPAPICDAYLALAMAHYQWGALEEALQYARLGLPLAQKILHTDRAAYCELFMAQVALAQGDLAKADELLTQIERAIQQNGYDLQRPYLASLRTRLALQQQNLIQAEHWAQQHPQMHYRVIVCLANGEVATALTLLDTDASPCITHHDQLLRHLSRARVSHAQHDTPTALHYLAQAIELAEPHNALRVFLDEGAAMEALLKEAQLQGLVEKKSSAFVNKLLRLFCPPNIAIQPSELPEPISKREREVLQLIADGLSNQEISERLHRALSTIKGHNKSIFEKLNVQRRTEAIAKARELGLL
- a CDS encoding zinc-binding dehydrogenase, translating into MAQAKQADLVTLSEMAEAGSIKPEIDRYYPLEETADALRYMETNRVRGKLVIKINNAGS